One segment of Micromonospora parathelypteridis DNA contains the following:
- a CDS encoding C39 family peptidase — MRTDLIRKTALTAAGLAFTGGAIAGPVTAAYAATDAKPTSQTQNDRKPSGERELGVRYEAQPNFYYCGPAATRNALSVQGKNINVDDMAKEMGTTEAGTNSINDITPVLNKETGKPDAYRSVEISSPDADAKQTDTLRADVVKTVDQGRAVVANIAGTSTDTTGTTHSYEGGHYISVVGYHDNGNTVTIADSADPNQAAYDITVEHLADWIATRGYATS; from the coding sequence ATGCGTACCGATCTGATCCGTAAGACCGCCCTGACCGCTGCTGGGCTCGCCTTCACCGGCGGCGCTATCGCCGGCCCCGTCACCGCCGCCTACGCCGCAACCGACGCCAAGCCGACCTCGCAGACGCAGAACGACCGCAAGCCCTCCGGTGAGCGGGAGCTCGGTGTCCGCTACGAGGCGCAGCCGAACTTCTACTACTGCGGCCCCGCCGCCACCCGTAACGCCCTGTCCGTGCAGGGCAAGAACATCAACGTCGACGACATGGCCAAGGAAATGGGCACCACCGAAGCCGGCACCAACTCCATCAACGACATCACCCCCGTGCTGAACAAGGAAACCGGCAAGCCCGACGCGTACCGGTCCGTGGAGATCAGCAGCCCCGACGCTGACGCCAAGCAGACCGACACCCTGCGCGCCGACGTCGTCAAGACCGTCGACCAGGGCCGCGCCGTCGTCGCGAACATCGCCGGCACCAGCACCGACACCACCGGCACCACCCACTCCTACGAAGGCGGGCACTACATCAGCGTCGTCGGCTACCACGACAACGGCAACACCGTCACCATCGCCGACTCCGCCGACCCCAACCAAGCCGCCTACGACATCACCGTCGAGCACCTCGCCGACTGGATCGCCACCCGCGGCTACGCCACCAGCTGA
- a CDS encoding macrolide family glycosyltransferase, with amino-acid sequence MSTVAFLNIAMHGHINPTLPVVGELVRRGHSVTYHTTPAYAEEVAATGARVLLYSGDELPLSGPPTPVTLMEQLARTAVRVLPAVLTDLRGARPDLIVHDSLCPWGPVAARELGVPPASSFTTFAFNRRVPSPTRGSRELLTAAVALPRPTMGYLRSRWELRRRYDTGTLPLIDLANIRQPLNLVYTSRAFHPEADSFDQSYQFVGPSIGGRPADSSFPVDRLRDPVMYASMGTVFDAPRLLRTFADALAPLGGTVIVSTGHTNPTALGPLPGNVLAFRSVPQLEVLARAALFITHGGVNSVNEALYAGTPMLVVPQGADQLLVASRIVELDAGLSIRTEDVTVEIVRALAQRLIEEPRFRAAASTLQVAQRQAGGYARAADVLEDFVQQTGSVTQPGSADLPPQG; translated from the coding sequence ATGAGCACAGTGGCATTCCTGAACATCGCCATGCACGGGCACATCAACCCGACATTGCCCGTTGTGGGCGAGCTTGTTCGTCGTGGTCACTCCGTCACCTACCACACGACGCCGGCCTACGCCGAGGAGGTCGCGGCCACCGGCGCGCGAGTGCTCCTCTACTCCGGGGACGAGCTACCGCTCTCCGGGCCGCCGACGCCCGTCACGCTGATGGAGCAGCTTGCGCGTACCGCCGTACGCGTGCTGCCGGCCGTCCTCACCGACCTGAGGGGCGCCCGGCCCGATTTGATCGTTCACGACTCCCTCTGCCCGTGGGGGCCGGTGGCCGCCCGGGAACTCGGCGTGCCGCCAGCATCGTCGTTCACCACGTTCGCCTTCAACCGGCGCGTGCCCAGTCCGACCCGCGGCTCCCGGGAGCTGCTCACCGCGGCGGTGGCCCTTCCCCGTCCCACTATGGGGTACCTGAGGTCGCGCTGGGAGCTGCGTCGCCGGTACGACACAGGCACGTTGCCCCTGATCGACCTGGCCAACATCCGTCAGCCGCTCAACCTGGTCTACACCTCGCGGGCGTTCCATCCCGAGGCGGACAGTTTCGACCAGTCCTACCAGTTCGTCGGACCGAGCATCGGCGGCCGCCCAGCAGACTCGTCGTTCCCGGTCGATCGACTGCGGGACCCCGTGATGTACGCCTCGATGGGCACGGTGTTCGACGCCCCGCGGCTGCTGCGCACCTTCGCCGACGCGCTCGCCCCGCTGGGTGGCACGGTGATCGTTTCCACGGGACACACCAATCCCACCGCGCTTGGCCCGCTACCGGGCAACGTGCTCGCCTTCCGTTCCGTACCGCAGTTGGAGGTGCTGGCCCGCGCAGCGCTGTTCATCACTCACGGTGGGGTGAACAGCGTCAACGAGGCCCTGTACGCCGGCACCCCGATGCTGGTGGTCCCGCAGGGCGCTGACCAGCTGCTGGTGGCTTCCCGCATCGTCGAACTCGATGCCGGCCTGTCGATCCGTACCGAGGACGTCACGGTGGAGATCGTGCGGGCCCTCGCTCAGCGTCTGATCGAGGAGCCTCGATTCCGGGCCGCCGCGAGCACCCTGCAGGTCGCCCAGCGTCAGGCGGGCGGCTATGCGCGTGCCGCCGACGTCCTGGAGGACTTCGTGCAGCAGACCGGCTCGGTCACTCAGCCGGGCTCCGCCGATCTGCCACCGCAGGGCTGA
- a CDS encoding FUSC family protein: MRSRRRGARPAKSALREGREAYERLRTYLILAVQAGVAAGLAWFVASDVLHNPQPLFAPAAAVGTIAAAIGNRARRTLELLAGVILGVLVGNGLIRFIGAGPIQTGVVVALAISAAAVFRGTGAVMVQAGSTAVLLGTVSPERPDLAVPRTANALVGVLVAIVVALLILPLNPVRIVHRAAGPTVDAIAREMTATANAMVHRDVRQAEDALQRLRAAEAERRNTTDVVAAACEVALLSPWRRRRLGIMRRYARAAEHLELAYTSSREMLQWAVSALQARETLPAGLSTAIEHFGQAFRLLHRDFLAGREPDRARERALQVITDINEACAEGVGSSGAVVVSQLRVVVSQLLQVSGLPQTEANQQAGLNPDV, translated from the coding sequence GTGCGCAGCAGACGTCGGGGTGCCCGACCGGCGAAGAGTGCGCTGCGCGAGGGCCGGGAGGCCTATGAACGGCTTCGCACCTACCTCATCCTCGCGGTGCAGGCGGGTGTGGCCGCCGGGTTGGCCTGGTTCGTTGCGAGCGACGTACTGCACAATCCGCAGCCGCTGTTCGCACCCGCCGCCGCGGTCGGCACGATCGCGGCGGCCATCGGTAATCGAGCCCGTCGAACTCTGGAACTTCTCGCCGGGGTGATCCTGGGGGTGCTGGTCGGAAACGGGCTCATACGGTTCATCGGGGCGGGACCGATACAGACCGGCGTGGTCGTGGCACTGGCCATTTCGGCGGCCGCCGTATTTCGAGGCACCGGAGCTGTCATGGTGCAGGCGGGAAGCACCGCCGTCCTGCTCGGAACGGTGTCTCCGGAACGGCCGGACCTGGCCGTTCCGCGCACAGCGAATGCGTTGGTCGGTGTCCTGGTGGCCATCGTGGTGGCCTTGCTGATTCTGCCGCTCAATCCGGTACGGATCGTCCACCGCGCCGCTGGTCCGACAGTCGATGCCATCGCCCGGGAAATGACCGCTACCGCCAATGCGATGGTTCACCGCGACGTGCGGCAGGCCGAGGATGCCCTGCAGCGGCTGCGTGCGGCAGAGGCGGAACGACGTAACACCACCGACGTGGTCGCCGCAGCATGCGAAGTCGCGCTTCTCTCTCCGTGGCGGAGACGACGGCTGGGCATCATGCGTCGGTACGCGCGGGCGGCCGAGCACCTGGAACTCGCCTACACCAGCAGCCGCGAAATGTTGCAATGGGCGGTGTCGGCACTACAGGCCCGGGAGACGCTGCCGGCCGGCCTCTCCACAGCGATCGAGCACTTCGGCCAGGCGTTCAGGCTTCTGCATCGTGACTTCCTGGCCGGACGGGAGCCGGATCGCGCGCGGGAGCGAGCGCTACAGGTGATCACTGATATCAACGAGGCATGCGCTGAGGGTGTCGGGTCCTCCGGGGCTGTCGTCGTCTCGCAACTGCGCGTTGTCGTCAGTCAGCTGCTCCAGGTCTCCGGACTCCCCCAGACGGAGGCGAATCAGCAGGCCGGTTTGAACCCCGACGTGTGA
- a CDS encoding right-handed parallel beta-helix repeat-containing protein has translation MSNDVTSTDGGASTAPPTRRRRALWVAGVAGLTGVVGLAALGGVIARDDKPTSNRASDAQPSTNRQNVSDAGGADDGAKKDDGTEGEWSGDDWSGFDDQSGKDDKNDEKDRTKQVPCDTDKLIQAIVFANDKHGGVLELAKGCTYNLTRNDYEGNGLPVITERITLKGEHTAIGRDATADYFRILNVGPGGHLTLKGLSIKGGQTLRPAMTADAATVWAPYSAVVRSTAAGAAAKPDVTEAPGSKPGTATEPGPAAAAKPAAEAKPAAAAEAKAPAAATKAATTAAKPVVAAAAGPAVVPLVEQPGFTDGAGVLVQPGGRAEILDSELLYNQSGGNGGGLANFGSAKLSKTTVAHNTAFFFGGGIFNAGVLQIDESKVKDNTGIIGGGGISNGAAEIFTDDVDGGSVWVYKSEITDNETLGFGGGVLDVEGTTTLHETKVSGNTAVLAGGGVAVADSQLTLKNATVANNSTAGVGGGVAVAFESTATIENSKIKDNTAGFFGAGLFNEDSVTTLRDSEVVGNRAVGPLGSGGGIYNTDGGEIALYRTKVTYNFATLPPGGISNGLFSFVRLDDESVVSANRPTNCLNVPGCF, from the coding sequence ATGTCCAACGACGTAACGAGTACCGACGGCGGGGCCTCGACAGCTCCGCCGACACGACGACGGCGGGCGCTCTGGGTCGCCGGCGTCGCCGGGCTGACCGGTGTGGTCGGCCTGGCTGCCCTGGGCGGTGTGATCGCCCGGGACGACAAACCCACTTCCAACCGGGCGTCGGACGCCCAGCCGTCGACCAATCGGCAGAACGTCAGCGACGCCGGTGGCGCGGACGACGGCGCCAAGAAGGACGACGGTACGGAAGGCGAGTGGAGCGGCGACGACTGGAGCGGCTTCGACGACCAGTCCGGCAAGGACGACAAGAACGACGAGAAGGACCGCACCAAGCAGGTCCCGTGCGACACCGACAAGCTGATCCAGGCGATCGTGTTCGCCAACGACAAGCACGGCGGTGTGCTGGAGCTGGCCAAGGGCTGCACCTACAACCTGACCCGCAACGACTACGAGGGCAACGGCCTGCCGGTGATCACCGAGCGGATCACGCTCAAGGGCGAGCACACCGCCATTGGTCGTGACGCCACGGCCGACTACTTCCGGATCCTCAACGTCGGCCCCGGCGGGCACCTCACCCTGAAGGGCCTGAGCATCAAGGGCGGCCAGACCCTTCGGCCGGCGATGACCGCTGACGCGGCGACGGTCTGGGCGCCGTACTCGGCGGTGGTCCGCTCGACCGCAGCCGGCGCGGCGGCCAAGCCGGACGTCACGGAAGCACCCGGGAGCAAGCCGGGCACGGCAACCGAACCGGGTCCGGCTGCAGCAGCCAAGCCCGCGGCGGAAGCCAAGCCCGCGGCAGCGGCGGAGGCCAAGGCTCCGGCGGCAGCGACCAAGGCCGCCACGACGGCGGCCAAGCCCGTGGTCGCGGCGGCGGCCGGGCCGGCGGTGGTGCCGCTGGTCGAGCAGCCCGGATTCACCGACGGTGCCGGGGTGCTGGTGCAGCCCGGTGGTCGCGCGGAGATCCTGGACAGCGAGCTGCTCTACAACCAGTCCGGCGGCAATGGCGGCGGGCTGGCCAACTTCGGCAGCGCCAAGCTCAGCAAGACGACAGTGGCGCACAACACCGCCTTCTTCTTCGGCGGCGGCATCTTCAATGCCGGAGTGCTCCAGATCGATGAGTCGAAGGTGAAGGACAACACCGGGATCATCGGCGGTGGCGGCATCTCCAACGGCGCTGCCGAGATCTTCACCGATGACGTCGACGGCGGCTCGGTCTGGGTCTACAAGAGCGAGATCACCGACAACGAGACGCTCGGCTTCGGCGGCGGCGTCCTGGATGTCGAGGGCACCACGACGTTGCACGAGACGAAGGTCAGCGGCAACACCGCGGTCCTCGCCGGTGGCGGCGTGGCGGTGGCCGACAGCCAACTCACTCTCAAGAACGCCACGGTGGCCAACAACAGCACTGCCGGCGTGGGTGGCGGCGTGGCGGTCGCCTTCGAGAGCACCGCGACGATCGAGAACAGCAAGATCAAGGACAACACCGCCGGGTTCTTCGGCGCGGGCCTCTTCAACGAGGACAGCGTCACCACGCTGCGCGACAGCGAGGTGGTGGGCAACCGGGCCGTCGGCCCGCTCGGCAGCGGCGGTGGCATCTACAACACGGACGGCGGCGAGATCGCCCTCTACCGGACGAAGGTGACGTACAACTTCGCCACTCTGCCGCCCGGTGGCATCTCCAACGGACTCTTCAGCTTCGTCAGACTGGACGACGAGTCTGTGGTGTCCGCCAACCGCCCCACCAACTGCCTGAACGTTCCCGGTTGCTTCTGA
- the pulA gene encoding pullulanase-type alpha-1,6-glucosidase, producing the protein MKPPPIPRTALLTLVSLLTLTLVGTPVAAQPAAAAAPRPSDSAPLAVGGAAQWRDEPTAEALLKAGGNSAGAEQFYFVLPDRFANGDPRNDRGGLTGDRLRTGLDPTDKGFYHGGDLKGVIDKLDYIQGMGTTAIWLAPIFKNRPVQGAGADISAGYHGYWITDFTQVDPHFGTNEEMKRLVTLAHRRGIKIYLDVIVNHTADVIKYAEGTYAYVDKATSPYTDEQGRAFEDRNYADGSRAFPRVDQESFPYTPTFPEAGDATVKVPAWLNDATMYHNRGNTTFAGENSEYGDFFGLDDLWTERPEVVQGLTKAYGDWIGATGVDGFRLDTVKHVNMDFWPQFSQGIERAAEKAGKKDFFMFGEVYSADPEISSSYVRQGGLPATLDFAFQEAARGYTAGAGSAKALADVYARDDLYSARDTDAGRLTTFLGNHDMGRIGSFVAGGGTDPSSHLRRDQLAHQLMFLTRGQPVVYSGDEQGFTGPGGDKDARQDMFASKVADYLDDDLLGTDRTHASDQFDTGHPLYRTIAELGRLRQAHPELRDGVQVTRYAADGPGVFAASRIAPADRTEYVVAVNNADTAQTVTVDTWSAGATFTGIYGGSGEAKAGADGKLTLTVPPLSAVVHRAGTPIARPAGAPRITITAPAPNVPVATRAAVTAQVTGDPLATVTVAARVAGGRWTLLGSADHAPYTVQHDLLGLAGGTRVEYKAVVRDGRGRTATARSTAIVGTPAQGESREWAVVHYQRPAGGYDDWGLYAWGDIDPAYVTEFPKGQPFAGEDPYGRFAWVKLKPGAKSLNFLVVDKNGTKDVAQDRSIDVTSTGEIWLKQGDPAIYPSRQAATGEPDPPVQEGTAVIHYQRADGNYDGWGLHLWDGAANPTEWSSPLKPTSTDAFGAVFRVPLAAGATGLNYIIHQGDTKDLPDDQRLDFASAGREVWLLAATPGRLLPSTATSASGDTDISKQKAHWIDRSTVAWQTPPTDGKTYALVAGPTGGVSVVDGELTGTYTSLPLRAQRNGLTEAQRTAFPHLWSYRSFTLDRADLAKVPAALRGQLLVTERDAAGALLAATGVQIPGVLDDVYSRATDATLGPTFAGRTPSVALWAPTARTVTLQLFDSPTAPPRTVPMRRDDRTGVWSARGNSTWVGKYYRYQVQAWQPATQKMVTASVTDPYSVALAADSTHSQLIDLNDPALAPAGWRTLRKPTPVPPAKAQISELSVRDFSIADDTVPAERRGTFLAFTDPKTAGMTHLKALGDAGVTHLHLLPAFDFATIPEKRADQRQPACDLAALPPDSAEQQKCVAAVAETDGYNWGYDPLHYTVPEGGYAVDPVGAARTTEFRRMVAGTNDAGLRVVMDVVYNHTSAAGADAKSVLDQVVPGYYHRLLEDGTVANSTCCANTAPEHAMMGKLVVDSLVTWARQYKVDGFRFDLMGHHPKANILAVRRALDTLTVARDGVDGKAILLYGEGWNFGEVANDARFVQATQANMAGTGIGTFNDRLRDAVRGGGPFDANPRAQGFASGLYTDPNGDAVNGSPAEQKARLLHAHDLIKVGLTGNLRGYRFTDTAGQQVTGAQVDYNGSPAGYTAAPGEAVTYADAHDNEILYDALAYKLPQATTAADRSRMQVLALGTVVLGQGTGFVTAGTERLRSKSLDRNSFNSGDWFNQIRWGCAQGNGFGAGLPPAQDNEDKWSYAKPLLADPALVPDCAAINTTDARYAELLRIRASSPVFGLATAEQVQQRVAFPLSGAQETPGVLTMTLDARGLGGTWKSVTVVFNGTPQAAKQTVTGLRGADVALHPVLVDSADPVLRTASFDRRAGTFTVPGRSVAVFVQQ; encoded by the coding sequence ATGAAACCCCCGCCGATACCGCGCACCGCCCTGCTGACCCTCGTCTCCCTGCTCACCCTCACGCTCGTCGGCACTCCGGTCGCCGCGCAGCCCGCCGCAGCCGCGGCTCCCCGGCCGTCCGACAGTGCCCCCCTCGCCGTCGGCGGCGCCGCACAGTGGCGCGACGAACCCACCGCCGAGGCGCTGCTGAAGGCCGGCGGCAACTCCGCCGGGGCCGAGCAGTTCTACTTCGTCCTGCCGGACCGGTTCGCCAACGGTGACCCCCGCAACGACCGGGGCGGCCTCACCGGTGACCGTCTGCGAACCGGGCTCGACCCCACCGACAAGGGCTTCTATCACGGCGGCGACCTCAAGGGCGTCATCGACAAGCTGGACTACATCCAGGGCATGGGCACCACGGCCATCTGGCTCGCCCCGATCTTCAAGAACCGGCCGGTGCAGGGTGCCGGTGCCGACATCTCGGCCGGCTACCACGGCTACTGGATCACCGACTTCACCCAGGTCGACCCGCACTTCGGCACCAACGAGGAGATGAAGAGGCTGGTCACGCTCGCCCACCGGCGTGGCATCAAGATCTACCTCGATGTGATCGTCAACCACACCGCCGACGTCATCAAGTACGCCGAGGGCACGTACGCGTACGTGGACAAGGCGACCTCGCCGTACACCGACGAGCAGGGGCGGGCGTTCGAGGACCGCAACTACGCCGACGGCAGCCGTGCGTTTCCGCGGGTCGACCAGGAGTCGTTCCCGTACACGCCGACGTTCCCCGAGGCGGGGGACGCCACCGTCAAGGTTCCGGCCTGGCTGAACGACGCCACCATGTACCACAACCGGGGCAACACGACGTTCGCCGGCGAGAACAGCGAGTACGGCGACTTCTTCGGTCTCGACGACCTGTGGACCGAGCGCCCCGAGGTGGTTCAGGGGCTGACCAAGGCGTACGGGGACTGGATCGGCGCGACCGGCGTCGACGGGTTCCGGTTGGACACCGTGAAGCACGTCAACATGGACTTCTGGCCGCAGTTCAGCCAGGGCATCGAGCGGGCCGCCGAGAAGGCCGGCAAGAAGGACTTCTTCATGTTCGGCGAGGTGTACAGCGCCGACCCGGAGATCAGCTCCAGCTACGTCCGGCAGGGTGGCCTGCCGGCGACCCTCGACTTCGCCTTCCAGGAGGCCGCTCGCGGGTACACCGCCGGCGCCGGCTCGGCGAAGGCGCTCGCCGACGTGTACGCCCGCGACGACCTCTACTCCGCCCGGGACACCGACGCGGGCCGGCTGACCACCTTCCTCGGCAACCACGACATGGGCCGGATCGGTTCGTTCGTCGCCGGCGGTGGCACCGACCCGAGCAGCCACCTACGCCGCGATCAGCTCGCGCACCAGCTGATGTTCCTCACGCGTGGCCAGCCGGTCGTCTACAGCGGCGACGAGCAGGGCTTCACCGGCCCGGGCGGGGACAAGGACGCCCGGCAGGACATGTTCGCGTCGAAGGTCGCCGACTACCTCGACGACGACCTGCTCGGCACCGACCGCACCCACGCCAGCGACCAGTTCGACACCGGCCACCCGCTGTACCGGACCATCGCCGAGCTGGGCCGGCTGCGCCAGGCGCACCCGGAGCTGCGCGACGGCGTGCAGGTCACCCGGTATGCCGCCGACGGTCCGGGCGTCTTCGCCGCCTCCCGGATCGCCCCCGCCGACCGCACCGAGTACGTCGTGGCGGTGAACAACGCCGACACCGCGCAGACTGTCACCGTGGACACCTGGTCGGCCGGCGCCACCTTCACCGGAATCTACGGCGGCTCGGGCGAAGCGAAGGCGGGCGCCGACGGGAAGCTGACCCTGACCGTGCCGCCGCTGTCGGCGGTGGTGCACCGGGCCGGCACCCCCATCGCACGCCCGGCCGGCGCGCCGCGGATCACCATCACCGCCCCGGCCCCGAACGTGCCGGTCGCCACCCGGGCCGCGGTCACCGCCCAGGTGACCGGTGACCCCCTCGCCACCGTCACCGTCGCCGCCCGGGTCGCGGGCGGCCGGTGGACGTTGCTGGGCAGCGCCGACCACGCGCCGTACACCGTGCAGCACGACCTGCTCGGTCTGGCCGGCGGCACCCGGGTCGAGTACAAGGCGGTGGTCCGCGACGGCCGGGGCCGCACCGCGACGGCCCGGTCCACCGCCATCGTGGGTACGCCGGCACAGGGCGAGTCCCGGGAGTGGGCGGTGGTGCACTACCAGCGCCCCGCCGGTGGGTACGACGACTGGGGGTTGTACGCCTGGGGTGACATCGACCCGGCGTACGTCACCGAGTTTCCCAAGGGGCAGCCGTTCGCCGGGGAGGACCCCTACGGCCGGTTCGCCTGGGTGAAGCTCAAGCCGGGCGCGAAGTCTCTGAACTTCCTCGTGGTCGACAAGAACGGCACCAAGGACGTCGCGCAGGACCGCAGCATCGACGTGACGTCCACCGGGGAGATCTGGCTCAAGCAGGGCGACCCGGCGATCTACCCGAGCCGGCAGGCGGCCACCGGTGAACCGGATCCGCCGGTCCAGGAGGGCACCGCCGTGATCCACTACCAGCGGGCCGACGGCAACTACGACGGCTGGGGTCTGCACCTGTGGGACGGCGCGGCCAACCCGACCGAGTGGTCCAGCCCGTTGAAGCCGACCTCGACCGACGCGTTCGGGGCGGTGTTCCGGGTGCCGCTGGCGGCCGGTGCCACCGGGCTGAACTACATCATCCACCAGGGCGACACCAAGGACCTGCCCGACGATCAGCGGCTCGACTTCGCCAGCGCGGGACGCGAGGTGTGGTTGCTCGCCGCCACGCCGGGCCGCTTGCTGCCGTCGACCGCGACCAGCGCCAGCGGGGACACCGACATCAGCAAACAGAAGGCGCACTGGATCGACCGGTCCACCGTGGCGTGGCAGACCCCGCCGACCGACGGCAAGACGTACGCGCTGGTCGCCGGCCCCACCGGCGGGGTCAGCGTGGTCGACGGGGAGCTGACCGGGACGTACACCTCGTTGCCGCTGCGAGCGCAGCGCAACGGGCTCACCGAGGCCCAGCGCACCGCGTTTCCGCACCTGTGGTCGTACCGTAGCTTCACCCTGGACCGGGCGGACCTTGCCAAGGTCCCGGCGGCGCTGCGGGGGCAGCTGCTGGTCACCGAGCGCGACGCCGCGGGGGCGCTGCTCGCCGCGACCGGCGTGCAGATCCCCGGCGTGCTCGACGACGTGTACTCCCGGGCCACCGACGCGACCCTCGGGCCGACGTTCGCGGGTCGGACGCCGAGCGTCGCGCTGTGGGCGCCGACCGCGCGGACGGTGACGCTGCAACTGTTCGACTCGCCCACCGCCCCGCCCAGGACGGTGCCGATGCGCCGCGACGACCGCACCGGTGTCTGGTCGGCGCGCGGCAACTCCACCTGGGTCGGGAAGTACTACCGGTACCAGGTGCAGGCGTGGCAGCCGGCGACGCAGAAGATGGTCACCGCGTCGGTGACCGATCCGTACTCGGTGGCCCTGGCGGCGGACTCCACGCACAGCCAGCTGATCGACCTGAACGACCCGGCACTGGCCCCGGCGGGCTGGCGGACGCTGCGCAAACCGACGCCGGTGCCGCCGGCGAAGGCGCAGATCAGCGAGTTGTCGGTACGGGACTTCTCCATCGCCGACGACACCGTGCCGGCCGAACGGCGGGGGACGTTCCTCGCCTTCACCGACCCGAAGACCGCGGGCATGACCCACCTGAAGGCGCTCGGCGACGCCGGTGTCACCCACCTGCACCTGCTGCCGGCGTTCGATTTCGCGACGATCCCGGAGAAGCGGGCCGACCAGCGTCAGCCGGCCTGCGACCTGGCGGCGCTCCCGCCGGACTCCGCCGAGCAGCAGAAGTGCGTGGCAGCGGTCGCCGAAACCGACGGCTACAACTGGGGGTACGACCCGTTGCACTACACCGTGCCGGAGGGCGGCTACGCCGTCGACCCGGTCGGTGCGGCGCGGACCACCGAGTTCCGCCGGATGGTCGCCGGAACGAACGACGCGGGCCTGCGGGTGGTCATGGACGTGGTCTACAACCACACGTCCGCGGCCGGCGCCGACGCGAAGTCCGTGCTCGACCAGGTGGTGCCCGGCTACTACCACCGGCTGCTGGAGGACGGCACGGTGGCCAACTCCACCTGCTGCGCCAACACCGCGCCCGAGCACGCCATGATGGGCAAGCTCGTCGTCGACTCGCTGGTCACCTGGGCGCGACAGTACAAGGTGGACGGTTTCCGGTTCGACCTGATGGGTCACCACCCGAAGGCGAACATCCTGGCCGTCCGCAGGGCACTGGACACGTTGACCGTCGCCCGCGACGGCGTGGACGGCAAGGCGATCCTGCTCTACGGCGAGGGCTGGAACTTCGGCGAGGTCGCCAACGACGCCCGGTTCGTCCAGGCCACCCAGGCCAACATGGCGGGCACCGGCATCGGCACGTTCAACGACCGGCTGCGCGACGCGGTGCGCGGCGGTGGACCATTCGACGCGAACCCGCGGGCGCAGGGTTTCGCCTCCGGGCTCTACACCGACCCGAACGGTGACGCGGTCAACGGGTCACCGGCCGAGCAGAAGGCCCGGCTGCTGCACGCCCACGACCTGATCAAGGTGGGTCTGACCGGCAACCTGCGCGGGTACCGGTTCACCGACACCGCCGGACAACAGGTCACCGGCGCGCAGGTGGACTACAACGGCTCCCCGGCCGGCTACACCGCGGCGCCGGGGGAGGCCGTCACCTACGCCGACGCGCACGACAACGAGATCCTGTACGACGCGCTGGCGTACAAGCTGCCGCAGGCCACCACGGCGGCGGACCGCTCCCGGATGCAGGTGCTGGCGCTGGGCACGGTGGTGCTGGGACAGGGCACCGGGTTCGTCACCGCCGGCACCGAACGGCTGCGGTCGAAGTCGCTGGACCGCAACTCGTTCAACTCCGGTGACTGGTTCAACCAGATCCGCTGGGGCTGCGCACAGGGCAACGGGTTCGGCGCCGGCCTGCCGCCCGCGCAGGACAACGAGGACAAGTGGTCGTACGCGAAGCCGCTGCTGGCGGACCCGGCGCTGGTGCCGGACTGCGCGGCGATCAACACCACCGACGCCCGCTACGCCGAGTTGCTGCGCATCCGGGCGTCGTCGCCGGTGTTCGGGCTGGCCACCGCCGAGCAGGTGCAGCAGCGGGTGGCGTTCCCGCTGTCCGGGGCGCAGGAGACGCCCGGCGTGCTGACCATGACGCTGGACGCCCGTGGGCTGGGCGGGACGTGGAAGTCGGTGACCGTGGTCTTCAACGGCACCCCGCAGGCGGCCAAGCAGACCGTGACCGGTCTGCGCGGTGCGGACGTGGCACTGCACCCGGTGCTGGTCGACTCGGCCGACCCGGTGCTGCGTACGGCCTCGTTCGATCGGAGGGCGGGCACCTTCACCGTCCCGGGGCGCAGCGTGGCGGTCTTCGTCCAGCAGTGA
- a CDS encoding cellulose binding domain-containing protein → MSGMRRAPRLPHGPAAIVSSPWIVVGAGVVVMVVLLFVALGAYRGRSPAPDGAPVPPALPLPSAVVAPSAPTSVSAPASSPAPVLPGLSGRASGLPPSAVAGSRSPSGSPSVVPTGGPTVTRSPSRAPQGRPAMSGRYRVVQSFDGGFIGEVSMVNTSAESRGWTVALEFSGGRLVTTWVEGVPQGTVRHAGSSFTYVSGVDVRPGGSVSLRFHLERTSSTPRACTVDGLRCSGF, encoded by the coding sequence ATGTCCGGCATGCGTCGTGCCCCGCGACTGCCGCACGGTCCGGCTGCGATCGTGTCGTCGCCCTGGATCGTGGTGGGCGCTGGTGTCGTCGTGATGGTGGTCCTGCTCTTCGTGGCCCTGGGCGCGTACCGGGGGCGTAGTCCTGCGCCGGACGGCGCGCCGGTGCCGCCGGCGTTGCCGCTCCCGTCGGCGGTCGTTGCGCCGAGCGCGCCCACGTCGGTGTCGGCTCCGGCGTCGTCGCCGGCCCCGGTGCTGCCGGGCCTGTCCGGGCGTGCGAGCGGGCTGCCACCGAGTGCCGTGGCCGGGTCGCGGTCACCGTCGGGGAGTCCGTCTGTCGTCCCGACGGGTGGGCCGACGGTGACGCGGTCGCCGAGCCGGGCCCCGCAGGGGCGGCCGGCGATGAGTGGGCGGTACCGGGTGGTGCAGAGCTTCGACGGGGGTTTCATCGGCGAGGTGTCGATGGTCAACACCTCTGCCGAGAGCCGTGGTTGGACGGTTGCGCTGGAGTTCTCCGGGGGGCGGTTGGTGACCACCTGGGTGGAGGGCGTACCACAGGGGACGGTCCGACATGCCGGCAGCAGCTTCACGTACGTCAGTGGAGTGGACGTGCGGCCTGGTGGTTCGGTGTCGTTGCGGTTCCACCTGGAGCGGACTTCCAGCACCCCGCGGGCGTGCACGGTCGACGGGCTGCGCTGCAGCGGGTTCTGA